DNA from Carassius carassius chromosome 25, fCarCar2.1, whole genome shotgun sequence:
TTTTCTCCACCTTTTCTCTTCATCCCTTGCTCCTCTTCAGCTGGCCGCTCTCCTCCCTGCGCAGCAGCAGCTGTTGTTGCAGCAGGCTCAAGCGCAGCTGTTAGCCGCAGCCGTGCAGCAGTCGAACGCTGCGCATGCGGCCCACGCAGCTGCGGCAGCCAATCAGCAGCAGCAGACGCAACAGCAGCAGGCCAATCAGGCAGCAGCACAAGCCCAGTCTCAAGCCAAACCTGAGCAAGCTCCGCCTCCGCTTCTGTCACAGCCTATCCAGCTCACTGCCCAGGTACCTTCAGCGCTGCGGTTGTGTTTTCAGGAAAAGCACAATTTCCTAAAATTTCCTAAAACATTCACGGTTAAATATACTCCGTCAGCAGTATCTGTGGCATGCAGCCACTTATGAAGAGAAAATTAGAAAATGGAAGCCTTGCCAtactgtatttaaatattcaataatattatattatatattttaaaaattatatatatatatatatatatatattataaattttatttaattatatatatatatatatatatatatatatatatatatatatatatatacacacacacacacacgtttatataatcctaaaaaaaaaatacgctcattttaatatagtttttatataataaaattatggtattgttattttgttattgaaatgtattacaatttgaatataattttataacttttaatgcatttatatgATGCAAATTAGAATACAATTTGAATGCATaccatttttttattcaatatttaaaatatgcatctATATAATATGCATCTATTGCAAGGAAACATTTTATTAGTCAGTCATTACCAGAATGTGAAATGTGACCACAGTTCAAATATTTAGTAAAAGGATCTACGACTAAAGTCAAATACAAATTATGATTTACCTGAGCCAGTTGTTTCTGAAACTTTGTAGCATAACTGTGCCTCTTCTCTTATTCCCCTGTCTTTTGTTGCCCACTCTCATAaggctctctgtctctctctgaaggACATTCAGCAGTTTCTGCAGTTACAGCAGCTGGTCCTGATGCCAGGTCATCCTCTACAGTCACCTGCTCAGTTCCTACTTCCTCAAGCCCAGGCTCAGCAGGGGCAGCAAGGTGAGACGCGCCTGTTCACACATTTTCATCATGCCAATGGGGTCTCTGTCACACCAATAACATTCGTGTGCACTGATATCTTTAGTGAGAAATTGCCATCCACGCTCTTTCAGGTTTGCTTTCGACACAAAATTTGATTCCACTACCTCAGCAAAGCCCAGGGAGTCTCCTGACCTCGCCATCTAGACTGGGCCTTCAAGCACAGGTATGCAACCAAAACAGGTTCAACCTACATTGCTGTCAACCTTATTATTGCTTGTTTAATTAGCAAGGGGTGTCCAGTTATCATCTCAGcaataaatatggttatttttaaataagtattaatTTTCGACAGTACAATCAAATAATGAGTCAACAAAGGAGTTTTATAGATGCACAAGAAATGGAAGGTCGAGCACATTACAGTGTGCTCTGATGTATAAAGCAAATGTAATCATTTCAATAAGTATGCTGAGAAATAGTTTCTTATTGTGCATGCAATACCATTCCAAAGTTTGGGGTTTGGGgtcataggatttttttttttttgcagttgaaTGTCTCTTATggttaccaaggctgcatttatttgatcaaacatacagtaaaaacagtaacattgtgaaatattattgcaaatttaaaaattattttttttctgtgatgcatAAGCtagttttttataattaaaaaaatctcacAGACTCCACACATTTGGAACATGAATGTACATATTGCATATTTTTGAAAGTATGTAGTATGCTATCTAAAGTCTAGATTTGTTCCCTTCAGAACAGTTCAAAACCATAGGGGTAGACACGAATCTTCAGGGAATATGAAGAGGATTTTTGTGATATGTTTGAAATGGAAGCGCTGTCTGTCTCGCACCATACCTGTGTTTGAGAAAGTAGTGTGTTTCCCCAATCTGTGCTGTAGCATCATCTTGACGACAGGCTGTGGTCATTGCAGAGGGAGAAGAGCGTGGAGAGCGCTGTGAGCTCCGCCCCCTCCTCAGCCCAGCCAATGAGCTCCATTTCCACGGTGACAGCTCACGCAGAGGAGCCCAGCGATCTGGAGGAGCTCGAACAATTCGCAAGAACCTTCAAACAGAGGAGAATTAAACTGGGCTTCACACAGGTGTGTGTAATCTTGAATATTTTCTTTaacattttgaaacatgttttaaaaatctaactccaaaaaatatgatttttagaaACATTTAGAATTTAGGCAGctttaatgcatttacatttttggtaaatatatgcaaaaatatcaaatattaaaatatgcaacTATgatctttttagtatttttattgaaataatacTTTTCACATTTGTAttgattaaataacattttaatacaagATTAATGCATTtggaattttaataaatatttaaaatatgaaactatcatcttgcatttttaaagaaataaacaatacTTAGTTTTCATGTAAATAAGGGAggcattaattacatttaaatgacagcttttaaatatttgtgttttcatttatttaataccaATTTAACttacaatacaattaaatgttaaaaagaatTTATTTGCAACtatctttttttgtgtatgtgtatatctctatttgaagtaaaaaatacttatttatcaTATAGAAGGATATGTATATAATTACTGGAGGTAttaatttaaatagcatttttttcgcgagcttttataattaattaatttatttgaattaatttaatgccattttaatgtattattttggaTCAGACTTTCTTGAttgacttaattttatttttaaatcagataGGACACCAGCCGTACTGTTATTTTACCAAGAGATTTGGCAAAAAGGTCAAAACCCGTGATGCAGATGCAAACAGTTGCCATAGTGAGAAATGTTGATTTAGTAACGCTATTCAGTGAAGATCAAAATAAATTAGATGCTTTGtgagaaaacaacacagacattTCTGTCTTGATGAGATTTGATTGCTACTGAAATCACATAGTATGTCTGTGAAACTTAAATCGAGCTGTCCTCAGACTTCTCTATTCATGTCTTCATAgggataaatgaataaaaatgtgaatGGTAACTCTGCTCCATGTCTTCTTTCAGGGGGATGTGGGTATGGCCATGGGTAAACTGTACGGCAATGACTTCAGTCAGACCACCATCTCACGCTTCGAGGCTCTCAACCTCAGCTTTAAGAACATGTGCAAGCTCAAACCCTTGCTGGAGAAATGGCTGAGCGATGCaggtgtgtgtttctgtcagttCCCGATCGCCGTTTCACATTAGCATTCCCTGTGATtcattaatgtgtgtgtttttgtgttacaGAAACCATGGCGATAGACAACATGCTGCCGAGCCCCAGTTCTCTGTCCTCACCTCTGCTGGGCTTTGAAGGCTTGTCTGGACGCCGTCGAAAGAAACGCACCAGCATCGAGACCAACGTCCGCATAGCCCTGGAGCGCAACTTCATCTcggttagacacacacacatgaacacacacaccgtaccAAATGTTGTACGATTTTTTAGCACACCTTGGCTTCAGGAATGACCTCTTTTTTGCCATCTCATGATCtcatcaaaaaaatatattgtttttttgaaaatgctgatgccattttttctctctctatggAGAATCAGAGTCTACCAGCAAACTAATTTAttgcaatatacagtataaaaattgTCCCCGCATTAAAACCCTTACACATCTGGCGTGATTGTAAAAGTATTAATTGAGcatattattatgcattattatcATAGGCCAGATTACTAAACTGTTTAAGTAGAATGTCTTTGGAAAAGTGTAGTAATTtgacagtggttcccaactgaggaaaaataacaaattaaaaaagaacataatataataataataataactcttaTGATATCTTATTATAAATTGCTTGCAATGTTGTTCATTTGTAGATCTATttggataaaataataaataataatacattaaaatgcgAAAATATAATCCCAAAATATAACAATATGTCATATAGAATAAAACATAATTCcagaatataatatttaatatattttcatcatAATGAGTTTTATGATATGCTATGATAAATTACAATATTCTTGGTTTTGGTTCTTGCTTAGTCAATTtggatacaataaataaatacaagtaaaataatgaaatagtattccaaaatataatagtatttcatataatattatagtgatgacatattttaagatatctTATGATAAATTGCTTGCAGTGCACATTTGTATCTCgctttgaataaaattaaatattctttGTAAATCAAtttggattaaataaattaattttttttaaaaattatatttttaagtataataaaatataatattagaataatgATGCATTTTATGATATCTTATtataaattgctttggataaaatgaaATATTGGTTCAAATGGTGGAACACCAAGTAGCACTTAGTGTTACTGAATCTAAAAACCAACATGAAGACCAGGCCCAAAAGACACTCATTTCCAGATCAGTTCAGTGTTTTATACCACACCATACAGATTCAGTAATCCCCAAaagacagttcaattcaattcaattcaagtttatttgtatggcgctttttacaatacaaatcgttacaaagcaactttacagaaaattatgtttctacaatatttagtaatagcttataagtggtgactgtcagtttgtgcacgtatgacaggatttgtagaaaaattaatacaagacgtagtcagccagatgatgaacattattaatattattaataattaataattattatatgatgcagttacacttgtagcaatatttgttagtttcttttgttgattcagggttagcatcatctgaggtcctctgagggtcagcatcatctcttctcaggtgttctggatccagactggagcgtggcaaaacatagaaacaaatagagacatcattagcatagctgctgatccaacaaagtaaaattaattagtttaacccaagctaaagaataaaaatgtgcctttgatcagatgcaactacactcacaatttaagagatacattatttgaatgcttggcgaaagagatgcgtttttaatctagatttaaacagagagagtgtgtctgaaccctgaacattatcaggaaggctgttccagagtttgggagacaaatgtgaaaaagctctacctcctttagtggactttgctatcctaggaactaccaaaagtccagcgttttgtgaccttagggagcgtgatgggttgtagcgtggtagaaggctagttaggtacgcaggagccaaaccatttagggccttataggtaagtaatgataatttgtaactgatacggaacttaataggtagtcagtgcagagactgtaaaattggggtaatatgatcatattttcttgacctggtaaggactctagacgctgcattttggactacatgtagcttgtttattgacgaagcaggacaaccacctagaagagcattacaatagtccagtctagaggtcatgaatgcatgatttagcttttctgcatcagaaacagataacatgtttcgtagcttggcaatgtttctaagatggaagaatgcagtttttgtaacatgggaaataagattttcaaaagacaagttgctgtctaatataacacccagatttttgactgtagaggaagtaacagtacatccgtctagttgcagattgtaatctacaagattctgcgtagtgttttttggtccaataattaatatctctgtcttatccgaatttaattggagaaaattattggtcatccaatcttttacatttttaacacactctgctagcttagataattgggaagtttcatctagtctcgttgagatatatagctgagtatcatcagcataacagtggaagctaataccgtattttctaataatattaccaaggggcaacatgtatattgaaaataggaGGGGaactaggacggatccttgtggcactccatattttactgatgataaatgagatgactccccatttaagtaaacaaaatggtagcggtcggacaggtaggatctaaaccatcttagagcctgcccttgaatacctgtatagttttgtaatcgatctatgagtatgtcatgatctatggtgtcaaacacagcactaagatcaagtaagactagaaatgagatgcagccttgatctgacgtaaggagcaggtcatttgtaattttaacaagtgcagtttctgtgctatggtgggacctgaaacctgactgaaattcttcatacagatcatttttgtgcaggaaggtgctcaattgagaagacataactttttctaaaattttagacataaatggaagatttgaaataggcctataatttgccagttcactaggatctagttttggcttcttaataagaggcttaataaccgccaacttgaatggttttgggacgtgacctaaagataacgacgagttaataatattgagaagcggttcttagtctacaggtaacaactctttcagtaatttagtgggtacaggatctaataaacatgttgttggtttagatacagtgataagtttatttggTTCTTCCTGTCCTAtggttgtaaagcactgcagtttatctttgggtgcgatggataaaactgaagtgttagatgctgtagaatctacattcgctattgtatttctaatgttatctattttatcagtgaagaaattcataaagtcattactatttaacgttggtggaatatttgaatcaggtggcgtctggtaatttgttaattagctactgtgctaaataaaaaccttggattgttttggttattttctatgagtttgtgtatatgctctgccctagcagtttttggagcctgtctatagctggacagtTTTGTTGTACAGCTGCACATGCATTTCAAAACCACTTATCTGGTAAGCACCACACCTGTGTTGGTAAGACTGATGCTTATTTCCAAGGAAAAGTGTCAAGAGATCAAGTCAAGGCAAACAGCCAATACACTCGAGGCACTGTATCGTTCCATTTCTGAGTAACTCTACTTGTAGGCATTACGGTCAGTGCCTAAATGTTCTTAAGGACTCAATAAATCTGTGTTTACATGCATTTTTGTGCATCAGTTGCTCAACTGCTTCTTTGATCATGCATAGAGTATTTCATGCATCAACATGAAAATGTTTCGGGCTGAAACTTGGCCTTGGTGTAAGAGTTTGGCATGTCTCATGTACTCATGCACCTCATCTCACCCCCAGAACCAGAAGCCTACCTCTGAAGAAATCCTGCTGATGGCCGAGCAGCTCAGCATGGAGAAAGAGGTCATCCGAGTCTGGTTCTGCAACCGACGGCAGAAAGAGAAGCGTATAAACCCCTCCAGCGCCACCCCTCCTCTGCCCAACCATCATCCAGCTTCAACGCACAAACCGCTCTGCTACAGCCCGCACATGGTACACCCACTCACAGATTTAGCCATTGATCTGGCCCAAAGCCATTTCGGCAGATGGCTGGTGTTGAAATGTTATTTGGAGGGTGCATGGTGAGAATGGGGAGGAGACATGTCTGGTCATGATGCGTTCCACCATAAAATGATAATTGGATCTGTGGAAGTGAAGGAAAATATTAAGAACGTCATGAGGAGACGTATGTCTGTTAATTAGAGTCTTATTCCTTTTTTCCTGTAGATGTCCAGTCAGGGACTGGCTCAGGTTGTTACCAGTCTCAGCACAACCGGTAAGAAGAGCAGTTTGAATGAATCGGAGTGTTGCACAACTTCACATTTGTGGTTGTAAAGACTGACACTGAATTCTTCCTCTGGAATCTAGCCGTCAGTCCCACACCTTCTGTGGCCTGCCCTCTCAACCCCAGTGGACATGCAGCAATGAGCTCCGCCTCTTCCTCCGTGACTCCGCCTCCTCTCAGCACAGTCAGCCCGACTCCATCCAGTCTCAGCAGCCCTGGTCTGAACACAGGGTAAGAAGCGATTTCATCTGTTTAGGGCAGGAAAATTCTCTTTTGACACTGCTTTTATAGTAATAACGATTATTTTATAGTAATAACTATTTGAAAttgaaacaacaataataattataataaatatttgttattaatagttaataatagatttttatagttggttattttattataaataataataatatttatgataAAGATGATTATGAAGAAGATGGTTAttgttatttaatcatttatttgttttttcggCTGTTTGAATCAGCtaagaaagtaatattatatatatgcgAATGatatatgtgatcctggaccacaaaacttaagtgtcaatttttcgaaattgagattcatgcatcatctgacagctgaatacataatctttccattgatgtatggtttgttaggaccggacactattttgctgagatacaactatttgaaaatctggaatctgagggtgcataaaagtcaaaatattcacctttaaagttgtccaaatgaagttcttagcatgtatattactaatcaaaaattaagttttgatatatttacagtaggaaatatacaaaatatcttgGAACATGATCATTATTTAATGTCCTaaggatttttggcataaaaaaatatataattttgacccatacaatgtttttttggcagttgctacaaatataccctagagacttttgtgctccagggtcacatatgtgaattttaatttattcatgtgtattatactttacatatttGCACAAATTCAGGATCCAATGCTGTACATAATGTAAATGATTTTAGACCAaggtcaaatataaataaataataaatataatagtaataattatcattattattattatcaattatttgtTTAGGTTGTTTTACTCTGCTTCTTTGAAGTTTATTATACAttgacatttgaaaaaaatatttgtacataTTCTGTATCAAATGCTGTACATAATGTAAATGACAAcaacataacaacaacaacaataataataataataataataattattttaaatatgtgcaAAATTTGCTAAAATAATTAATGTAAGTCTAATTGTTACAAAtacttttaacaataataatataatataataataataataaaaaagcaaaaataaatctaTCTTTAGGTTGtttcaatcaattaattaatcagtAATATTTGAATAAATCTGGCATCCACTGTTCTGCATTATGTGAAATGTTGAGGTCATAAGTTTGAAGCCTGTGATTGCAACAGAGTGTAATTCTGTCAGCAGCTTTCAGTATGATTAAGCCTTCTGAACTGAAATAATAACAGCTATGCTGTAGTCTTTCTTATCATACTTGTTTTCGCAATGAAATCTCTATTCTCAGTTGTGTTCCAAACCTATCAACTGTAATCTAAACTGCCTGCTGAACTTCGTGCtctttagttttctttctttgtctgtCTATATGCAAGTCTTTCCAGCATGTGTAATGAACACAAACTCCACGATGGACACAGTTGCTCTGGAAATTTCACTCAGAATGCTTGCTTCTCTCTGCATGTACGAATGGCGTGTGTTTGTGGGCACGTGTAAATGACACCACACACGTTACAGGAACACAATGATGGGTGTAAGCACAGGAATGAACCAGGCCCTCATCAGCAGCAACCCCCTGGCCACAATGCAAGGTTTGTCATAATGAGAGGACGAGAAAAAGGGCAGAAAACGATTGACAGATGGTTGCATGAAAGTGTTTTAATAGAATGATATAGAGGAGGAGAACATAATTAGATTAGTTAGAATAACATTTCCATCAGTCATCACAAAGAGCCGTCTACTATACTCTCACCGCATATTCATCACATCTTCATCCTCACTACTTACATACGTGTGTTTGTGGTGTACGTGTGCGTATATATGT
Protein-coding regions in this window:
- the LOC132103949 gene encoding POU domain, class 2, transcription factor 2-like isoform X7, coding for MFVPLPVPLVFQRTAPDFSAWRLKSPLPLRSGNSVDIRMSKAVEDDKMGTELPVDSTDSERNSPRASDQTQPMKTSPFCLSPAPSNTKVKAEEAAEKISVHTPPPPPAQPALPHTQLMLAGSQLAGLAALLPAQQQLLLQQAQAQLLAAAVQQSNAAHAAHAAAAANQQQQTQQQQANQAAAQAQSQAKPEQAPPPLLSQPIQLTAQALCLSLKDIQQFLQLQQLVLMPGHPLQSPAQFLLPQAQAQQGQQGLLSTQNLIPLPQQSPGSLLTSPSRLGLQAQHHLDDRLWSLQREKSVESAVSSAPSSAQPMSSISTVTAHAEEPSDLEELEQFARTFKQRRIKLGFTQGDVGMAMGKLYGNDFSQTTISRFEALNLSFKNMCKLKPLLEKWLSDAETMAIDNMLPSPSSLSSPLLGFEGLSGRRRKKRTSIETNVRIALERNFISNQKPTSEEILLMAEQLSMEKEVIRVWFCNRRQKEKRINPSSATPPLPNHHPASTHKPLCYSPHMMSSQGLAQVVTSLSTTAVSPTPSVACPLNPSGHAAMSSASSSVTPPPLSTVSPTPSSLSSPGLNTGPGCQWWADVHFRS
- the LOC132103949 gene encoding POU domain, class 2, transcription factor 2-like isoform X5, with protein sequence MFVPLPVPLVFQRTAPDFSAWRLKSPLPLRSGNSDIRMSKAVEDDKMGTELPVDSTDSERNSPRASDQTQPMKTSPFCLSPAPSNTKVKAEEAAEKISVHTPPPPPAQPALPHTQLMLAGSQLAGLAALLPAQQQLLLQQAQAQLLAAAVQQSNAAHAAHAAAAANQQQQTQQQQANQAAAQAQSQAKPEQAPPPLLSQPIQLTAQDIQQFLQLQQLVLMPGHPLQSPAQFLLPQAQAQQGQQGLLSTQNLIPLPQQSPGSLLTSPSRLGLQAQREKSVESAVSSAPSSAQPMSSISTVTAHAEEPSDLEELEQFARTFKQRRIKLGFTQGDVGMAMGKLYGNDFSQTTISRFEALNLSFKNMCKLKPLLEKWLSDAETMAIDNMLPSPSSLSSPLLGFEGLSGRRRKKRTSIETNVRIALERNFISNQKPTSEEILLMAEQLSMEKEVIRVWFCNRRQKEKRINPSSATPPLPNHHPASTHKPLCYSPHMMSSQGLAQVVTSLSTTAVSPTPSVACPLNPSGHAAMSSASSSVTPPPLSTVSPTPSSLSSPGLNTGNTMMGVSTGMNQALISSNPLATMQALAASGGQMSISALDGSGQMFLGGAGGPGLRQSLFLNRPTLLPLARSAGMGLVGTPRASPLPGASGTSPDSCSVSPCSSPASFCSLGEASPPPLGRAMAE